The nucleotide window ACTTTCACCAGGCCCATGACGATCAGGACCAGGCCGACTTCCACCAGCGTCTGCCAGAAGCGGATGACGATGGCGAAAGCCGAGGCGACGCCGCCATAGTCGCCCGGAAAATCATTCTTGAAGGCAAAGCCGAGCAGCGCCGCGTAAACGACTTCGCGGACGCCGAGGCCGCTGGGAGATATAAAGAACAGCACCGACATGATCCATGCCAGCGGCGTGCAGGCAATCACGATCGGCAGGTCGGAAATATTGATGGTGACAACCGTGTGGACCATGGCAAAGAGGCCGAACCCGGCGACGATCCAGAAGAATCCGTAATAGAGGAACATCATCAGGATGTCCTTGAACGGCAGAAATTCCTCGATGGGGTCCCGTTTGACCTTCCGCAACACGAAATTGCCTAGCTTGCCGACTATCGACGGATGCAGGCTGGCGATCGCCAGCGGCGGCACCGCCAGCACCAGCCAGAGAAAGCGTGAATAATTCTGCAGGTCCTCGCTGAATGGAAGCGCCACCGCGATCGTGGTGGCTGCCGACGCGGCCAGTATCGCCTGCTCATAGGCGACGCTGGTCAGCGAGATGCGTTTGGGTACTCCGTATGGCTGGATCATCATGACCCGGCCCATCACCATCAGCACGTTGCCCGGCACATAGCGGGCCATCAGCGATTTGAACCAGACGTAGATTCCCGGCAGGAACGGCACCGGATGGCGGAAGCGCCAGAGGATGATCAGCCAGCCGCAGGAATGGCCGACATAGAGCGCCGACAACAGCAGCAGCGAAACCACCAGCCAGGGGATGTCGAAATTCCATTGACTGGATGTGATCTGGGGCCAATCCTGCTGGATTCTCCGTCCGAGGAGGAAGAAAATCGCACCGATAATAACTATCTGCGCGCTCAGCCGGAGGACTTTCTTTAATTGAGGAGTGATGGTCCCTCCCGGAGAAGTGTACGGTGGAAAAAGTGCCACCGTACAAGAGTATATACTAATTACAAATTCGCTGGCGTGATGCCCCACCCTGCTTCTTAAGGTATAATGACCCCTGTTTGCCATGAATGATCTTATCCTCAAAAAAAGCCGCATCGGCGTGCTTATGGGAGGTTTTTCCCGTGAGCGCGAGGTCTCTCTGAGATCCGGAGAGGGCTGTCTCGGCGCGCTCAAGTCGATGGGTTATGACGCTGTCGGCATCGACGTCGGCCATGACGTCGCCGAGGTGCTTGTGCGTGAGGGCGTCAAAGCCGCTTTCCTGGCGCTGCACGGCAAATACGGAGAAGACGGCTGCATCCAGGGGCTGCTGGAAATGATGGGCATCCCTTATACGGGCTCCCGCGTGCTGGCCAGCGCCATCGGCATGAACAAGGTCCGTTCCAAGCAGATCGCTGTCTTCCACAAAGTGCCCACCGCCGCCTTCGAGATCTTTGACGTCGGCGTCGACCTGGGAACGACCAGCAAGCAGGCGGTCGAGAAACTCAGGTTCCCGGTAATGGTCAAGCCCTGCGAGGAAGGATCGAGCCTGGGAGTGCTAAAGATTAGCGATCCGGCGGAGTTGATAGGGGCCGCGGTTGAGACCCATCGCGACTTTGGCTGTTTCATGGTCGAGGAATTCATCGAGGGCGACGAGATCACCATCGGCCTGCTGGAGACCAGGCGGCAGCTGATAGCGATGCCGGTGCTGCAGCTCAAGCCCTCTTCCGAATTCTACGATTTCAAGGCCAAGTACAATCACGGCATGACCGAGTTCGTCGTGCCGGCCGAGATACCTGAAGAAGTGGCGACGATGGCGCAGGAGATGGCGATGCAGATGCATACGGCCATCGGTTGCCGCGGTTACAGCCGCGTCGACTTCATCGTCGACCGGGACGGCGTTCCCCATTTCACCGAGATCAACACCCTGCCGGGGATGACCGAGACCTCGGACTTCCCGGCACAGGCCAAGGCGGGCAATATCACTTACGAAAAACTGGTGGAGAAGATGCTGCGCTCGGCGCTTCTGCCCTAGCCCGCGGATCAGCCGGCGGAGCATCCGGCCGCGATGCCGCCCCCGGAAGCCGGGCTAATCAGACAGCTTCCGTGCAGCCCGGTTCGAGCAGGCCTCCCGAAGAATACCGCCCGCTACCATCGATGCGTTGATCTGGTAGCTGCGGGTTTCCACGGAATGCTTTAGTTCCCTGAGCCGGCGGTTTCGCTCGGCGCGGTTGCCGGGGGCAAGATCCTTGACGTTTATCGGGGCCATGTATTTCTCTTTCAACCGGCGAGCCTTGGATTTCCTGGTGTGGGGTTCGGCCTGTGACGGGCTCGCGTGCGCATCATCCGGCTATCTACTTAAGGTATCGGATGCCGTTCTCCTTCTTTGAGAAAACCTCCGTTTTTGATACTCCCTCCTTCTGCAGGTAAACTGTTACTGGTATTGCGTTATTACGGCAGACATTCATGAGCAACCTCAGATTCGGCGGCCAGGCCGCCGGCCTCGAAGGCATCACCGTGCTGGCTTCCCACGGATTCGATTTCGCCGACCTCAACCTCAACGAGCTGGACAAGATCCGTCGTGATGAAAGCGGCATGCTCAAGGCTGCCAAAAAGGCGGGCATGTTCTTCGTGGCCCACGCCCCCGATCTGCGGGTCGACAACGACGAGGGCATGAAGGGCATCAGCGAGGCGGTTCAGTACGCCGAACGTTTCCGGCCGCGTACGATCACGATCCATCCCATCCTGGCGCCCCGGTCCAACAACAAACCCGAGACGATCGACTTCAAGATCAGGCAGATCGGCGTGCTGGCGGAAATGGCCGAAAGCTATGGCGCCCGCATCGCCTGCGAAAACACCGCCGAAGACCCGATCGACATGAAGGCGGTGCTCGATGCCCATCCGGGATTAGTGCTGACGATCGACATCGGCCACAGCGAGCTTCTCGGTGACGAGAACAAATCCCTGGGATTCATCAAAACCTATCCCGACCGCATCGGGCATATACACATCCATGACAACGTCGGCGGCGACACTTACTACGAGGATCTGCACCTGCCGCTGGGTGAGGGGCGCATCGATTTCGCTCCTATCCTCACAGCGCTCAAGGAGTTGCCCCGCGACATCACCATCACTTTTGAGATGCCGCGTCAAAAAGCATACGAGGGCCTGCTGTGGCTGAGGGAGCGCAACCTCACGTGAGCAAATCCGGGTTTGAGGAAAAAAAAGGCGCGGCTCCCGCAGCCGTGGCCTATCGCCTCGACGGCAAGATCTATCTCAACATCACCAACCGTTGCTCGGCCGATTGCGTCTTTTGCCTGGCCAGGTTCACCGACACCTTCCGCGGCTACAATCTGCGG belongs to Actinomycetota bacterium and includes:
- a CDS encoding flippase-like domain-containing protein produces the protein MALFPPYTSPGGTITPQLKKVLRLSAQIVIIGAIFFLLGRRIQQDWPQITSSQWNFDIPWLVVSLLLLSALYVGHSCGWLIILWRFRHPVPFLPGIYVWFKSLMARYVPGNVLMVMGRVMMIQPYGVPKRISLTSVAYEQAILAASAATTIAVALPFSEDLQNYSRFLWLVLAVPPLAIASLHPSIVGKLGNFVLRKVKRDPIEEFLPFKDILMMFLYYGFFWIVAGFGLFAMVHTVVTINISDLPIVIACTPLAWIMSVLFFISPSGLGVREVVYAALLGFAFKNDFPGDYGGVASAFAIVIRFWQTLVEVGLVLIVMGLVKVRHLKIRAAAAAEPVEGEGPS
- a CDS encoding D-alanine--D-alanine ligase, with the protein product MNDLILKKSRIGVLMGGFSREREVSLRSGEGCLGALKSMGYDAVGIDVGHDVAEVLVREGVKAAFLALHGKYGEDGCIQGLLEMMGIPYTGSRVLASAIGMNKVRSKQIAVFHKVPTAAFEIFDVGVDLGTTSKQAVEKLRFPVMVKPCEEGSSLGVLKISDPAELIGAAVETHRDFGCFMVEEFIEGDEITIGLLETRRQLIAMPVLQLKPSSEFYDFKAKYNHGMTEFVVPAEIPEEVATMAQEMAMQMHTAIGCRGYSRVDFIVDRDGVPHFTEINTLPGMTETSDFPAQAKAGNITYEKLVEKMLRSALLP
- a CDS encoding sugar phosphate isomerase/epimerase, producing the protein MSNLRFGGQAAGLEGITVLASHGFDFADLNLNELDKIRRDESGMLKAAKKAGMFFVAHAPDLRVDNDEGMKGISEAVQYAERFRPRTITIHPILAPRSNNKPETIDFKIRQIGVLAEMAESYGARIACENTAEDPIDMKAVLDAHPGLVLTIDIGHSELLGDENKSLGFIKTYPDRIGHIHIHDNVGGDTYYEDLHLPLGEGRIDFAPILTALKELPRDITITFEMPRQKAYEGLLWLRERNLT